The Vicia villosa cultivar HV-30 ecotype Madison, WI unplaced genomic scaffold, Vvil1.0 ctg.002571F_1_1, whole genome shotgun sequence genome includes the window GACGTAGTGTTTTAGGAGCATAGCGGACTTTGAGTAAATCCCTATTTTCACAATCCACAATTGGCAAGGTATCTGGCCTTGCAACCAACTAATTCAAAGGGATCAATCCCACCATCCATTAGTGGAGGATCATTTAAAGCCAGAGCAAAACTCTGTATGGACTAGTCAACACATGGATTGATTGCACCTAGCAGGGTTCTTGTGTGTGCATTTGATCTTGTTTATGCTCCTAGACAAAATTTGATCTTGTTTATTAACTGGTCCAACACATTTGATCTTGTTAATTGACTGGTTCAAAGCATGGATTGTTTATGCTCCTTCGATGGTATTATATGCGCGGATTAAGTTGTTCTTTTTACTTTGGTTTAATAATTAACtggttattttttaaatatttattcattaGGCCTTTGCTTTCGACTATTATGGCGGGAGAAATAGCGTGGATCAGCCACTATGATGACGACTACTTGCAAAAGGAGACTGAAGACTTTGATTTGGATCTTGGTGAGGAAATTGATAAAGAAGTGAATGCTGTTTCCGTGGACGTGATTTTGCCTGATGATTTATTGGAGCGTATCTTGTCCTATCTTCCTCTTGCAAGCATTTTCCGTGCAAGCTGTGTGTGCAAAAGATGGAATGCGACTGCGGAAAGGTTTTTATGGAACCCTTCCCATTTGCTACCACAAAAACCTTGGTATTTTATGTTCACGAGCTCTGATGAACCAACCGGTCATGCTTATGATCCCAATCTTCGGAAATGGTATCGCATTGAGCTCCCCTTCATCGGAACTTCTAATTGGTTCTTTTCTTCATCATATGGCTTAGTTTGCTTCATGGACAACGACAGCAGAACAGAGTTATTCACGTGCAACCCTATTACTAAAAGTTGCAGGAAGCTTCTAAGGCCTCCAGGGATGAGCTCTGATTACGGTGCATTAGCGATTTCGGTCGACAAGGAATCTCATGGTTATATTGTTGCAGTTGTGAAATCAAAGCAAGTCCCAGAAAATGTTTTTCAGTGGGATATCTCTATTCATATATACAATTCAAAGGAGGAGGCATGGACGACGCCGCTAGCCGAGGTTTTGACGGGGTGGAGAGGTGGTGATGAGAGTGTGATCTGCAACGGTGTGCTGTATTTTGTAGTTTACTATATTGGTGGCGTTCTGCCAGAAAATCGTCACGCATTAGTTGCATATAATATCTCCAACCGATTTTCTCAAGCTAGCTTGAGCTTTATTCCTATACCGAATTCTCTGACTCTGTCGTGTGCTCGTCTAATGAACATGAAGGAGAAGCTTGTAATGGTCGGAGGCATTGGTAAACATGATCGACCAGACATAATCAAAGGAATTGGTATTTGGGTTCTTCACGATAGAAAGTGGGAAGAAATTGTCCGAATGCCTAACAAATACTTCCAAGGCTTTGGTGAGTTTGACGAAGTTTTTGCTAGCAGTGGCGTCGATGATCTAATATACATTCAAAGTTATGGATCTCCTGCACTTCTCACATTTGACATGAACATTAAACAATGGAGATGGTCACAGAAATGCCCCGTTACAAAGAGGTTCCCTCTACAGCTTTTCACTGGCTTCTGCTTCGAGCCGAGGCTTGAAATTGCTCCGTAGTTCGATTTTCTTTATAATATCAAACAGCTGCTATTGTCAATTGTTTCAAGTTTCTGGTGATTTTCTTCATTGTTTTTACTTGAAAATTTATATGATTTGTGTTTCAACTTGCTTATAAGATGTTGGATTCATGGATACTGAAATATTTACTATATAACATTTGAAAAATACAACAGATCTATATGTTTTTAAACAGTTTATACTACATAAGCATTTATATAATAAGCGATTGTCCTTTAAAGTGATTGAATGgacttgtatttttttttatttgtctaACACATGAAATCACTTTGATATATTGATTAGTCAATTATCATGTGCATGCACTTTTGAAATGTAAAATAAGCTATGGTATGGTTGGTGGAGAAGTGAGGTCCACGGCTGCTCTTATACATTGCAAAGGtgggttttctttttctttggttGAGGTGTGACAAATAAAGTTTATAAACTTACTTTTGTAAATGGCCGGCATTGGTTGAGATTAATCTCTTTATTTTTATAGAAGTTAACTATCAGAATCTTCTCTATTATTCTACACAAAGAACAATTGTAGAATAGCAATAAGATAAATTAACATAAATCTTTGTTATAAGATACATAATAAATCTTACATTGTATTTAATTATTAAGAGATGAATGAGGACGTTTTAACATTTTTAGAATATATTCGGTTGATCTTGCAATAGCCGCATTCATATCGAtcgaattttttattttattacggGGAAATGTAAACCACATAACAATTAAATGTTCATCGGTCTTCAGCTCAAACTTGATGAACTCTATCTTTCCTTCGTTGTTAATCGAGGGTGAATTTTCACAACTATTTGATTGTTTAGGTATCATAACAGATCGTCTACTGTGGATTTCAAATCGATAAGACAAGTGATCTCTATAAACCTAAATTCAAGAGGGGATTCAAGAGGGGTCTCATGTCGTTGAAGTAGACAAATACGATATATAAATATTGAGACATTATGTGGTGATTTTATTAACAACATGAAGGACACCTATATTTATACAAGTTTAAATCAATCTGAGCCTTAGAAACTTAATTGTGTCTAATTCCGAATAAACCCTATTACTAGTGGTTTTGCAGAAACTGTTTTGGCAAAATGTTTCAGAtacaaacatgattttttttcattaacGTAGAAAATTTTACAagcaatatttatataattaatgttAGATATACATTAAAATGTATAAAGATTACATCGTTGACAATAACAATTCAAtattacatacaaaaaatgagtcACCACCTAAATACATTTTTAGATAAAAACTAAAATGCATCAAAACATGTGTAACCACCTAAATCTATATCTATGAGTAGTTCCGCCTTTAACTTTTGCttatttgattctctttcaatCTTACTCAACTTAGTGAATTCTTCCATCCTATCCAAAAAGCTATTCATACAAGTTTCAACTTCTTTGTGAAATGAGTTTTCCACTCCGATGATGTCCGTGGTATAAGACATCCCAACTTCaaataaacttgaacaaaatATAGTGATTTTGAAAGTCACCCAATAAACATAATGTGTTCGGTTGGATTTTGAGGTGGGCAGCTCGAAGTGGAAAAAAAGTTTTCGAGACGCCATATCTTGTCAGATCAATACACACCCTATTATATGCACTTactataagatgacccattttaGGGAAGTGTATCAATTTTTTCTCCGCTGCCATACCTCTAAAACAAGGAATAAGTGATGCATGAACTGCatcaaaatgttattttttttacatGTAGCATTGTGTATAATTCCTTATACCCCTCCAACTCTTTAAGAAGCTGTTGACAGACAAGTGTATGATTCTCCTCTCTTTTTTCTAGCAAAGGTGAAACAACGTGATAGCCACGTTTACCGCCACATTTAACGCGATAACATCTACAATTCGTTCAATGTACTTGTGCATAAAATCAACATCTCTTCAATGTGTTTGATTTTTGGTAAAGGTGGTGAAGGAGATAGTTTGCTAATATGAGCACctttgaaaacactttttttttagattttgaagtTGAAGAATCCAAAAAAATGTATGTTAACATGTTCGAAACAAGAAGAAGACCGCTTTGTTGAGTTGTCACTCTATGTTGGTTTGACATTCGTAGGAGCCCTCTTTGTTTTTACCGATTCTGAGAGTGGTATCGAATATGTAGTTTCTAGATAGACAATATTCTCCATACACTCTTCGATGTGAAGTTTCATGATATCATCAAGTTTCAAAAATCTTTCTTGAATCACTTCCATTTCACTCATGATAGATATATTCGATTTACCATCCTTcatcacaccatcatcatcatcaaacaaGAGTCTTTTCCAGTATGTGTAAACCTCATCCATTTGTATGAGTTTATCAATTTTGATCTTCTTTAAAATTAAACAAGCACATGGAAGATCATATGTCTTCCTAAGTGTACAACTATACTTTGAGctatctaaaaatattttctctgCTCGCCTGGCTTCGTGATAAATAAATTCAATCCCGCTCGAGATATATTTCCCAACAATTCAACCCCGCTCGAGATATATTTCCCAACAAATGTGTCACATATTATGCAAGGATTCTTTTCGATCCAAACcataaaagaaattgaaaaatttCTATATATGAGAAATAAAATGAAGGCACAAATAAAGGGAATTGAGACGTACCTTGGATACTGGATGTGACATAGATATGTAAATTTTCTTTATGTAACTGGAAGTGTTATAGGAATTTAGTTTTTGTGGCTAAGTGGGatgaattgaattttaatttcaggactgaaaataatgaattttctttatttaaagatttttaatattatggTTCTGATACTTTAGTTGAtggtttatattattttaatcttGATGTTAATTTTAAAGATTCTTTGTTTCATATTAAACATGTTGTTGGTAGTAAGTGAAGTACACATAACGAGAGCTCTACTTATTTGTGACATTAAAATTTATGTCACATATCTAAAGAAATAATAATGAGGTTAATAAAAGGTGAAATATTGACTCAATTAGATTTTGCTGTCTAGAATATATGTTTGGATTTCATTAAAGGAAAACACacacaaaaatcaaagaaatcatcTACAAGAAGCAGTGATCTCCTTGAATTGTTACACATTGATATTTGTGGTCCCTTCGACGTCCCTTCTTGGGGCAGAGAAATATAGGGAATTGAGACGTATAGGACGATCTTGGATACTGGATGTGACATAGATCTAAAAAGTTTCTTTATGTAACtggaagtgttctaggaattTAGTTTCTGTGGCTAAGTGGGatgaattgaattttaatttcagaattgaaaataatgaattttctttatttaaagaTTTTTACTGTTATGGTTCTGAAACTTTAGTTGATGGTTTATATAATTTTAAGCTTGATGTTAATTTTAAAGATTCTTTGTTTCATATTGAACATGTTGTGGTAGTAAGTGAAGTACACATAATGAGAGCTCTACTTATTTGTGGCATTAAAAGTTATGTCACATATCTAAAGAAATAATAATGAGGTTAGTAAAAGGTGAAATATTGACTCAATTAGATTTTACTGTCTAGAATATATGTTTGGATTGcattaaaagaaaacacacaaaaaatcaaTGAATTCATCTACAAGAAGCAGTGATCTCCTTGAATTGTTACACATTGATATTTATGGTCCCTTCGAAATCCCTTCTTGGGGCagagaaaaatattttatcaCTTTCATTGATGACTTCTCATGTTATAGTTACTTGTATTTATTGCATGAAAAGTCTCAAATAATGGACATCCTAAAGATATTCATTGATGAGATAGAAAGGTAGTTAGATAAAGACAGTGAGGTCTAATAGAGGTGGTAATATTATGGAAAATATAATGACAGAGGATAATATCCATGTCTATTTGCAAAATTTCTCGAAAGTTGTGACATATGGGCACAATATACTATGCCTGACataccacaacaaaatggtgtgtTTGAGAGGCGAAACCACACTCTCGTGGATATGATTAGGTCAATGTTAAATTGTAGTAATGTGTCATTATCATTGTGGACCTATGCATTAAGGCATATATCTATCATAAGatatgatcgtacctgatcagaagaatcttcgtaggctgctcggactggatcttctaggaaggaggaggagggggggtgtacctgcaaggtactccaatgccaaagtaagttgacgagcaaaggagcgcatgTACTAgttaagagtgagtaagaattgaatacctgaccctctagttaaagagggtatatatagcccccagcgctgggccatgatctcgctattgggttggattcccaagcccaactaggagactgccaggtttcctgagcggaaatatcggaggtgcgtgtacgccctctgtcctggttaaccgctccgaagtccaagggaggacgcggtcttttaggagccacgtgggatccgagttattcggaggattggatatgaaggagccctgcgcggagcagggtcctcggcaaggatgatgtccgggggagaatgaacgccgagcgcggtgttggtgccgagcaaggcgtgtcggaaggccatgaactatacatgggcctctgaggcttattgggccgaaagcggtgttgggcctagccttggcccagtccagaataggagccccccaagtcggagttttctggttAAGAAACTGTGACTTTGCTTCTACGCTCGGACCCCCATTTCTCGTGGTTGCTCGGTGGATCGGTCCTCGTTACATATACGCGCTCGGAGGAAAATCCAGTGGTgggcgaaacgtcgcgc containing:
- the LOC131639270 gene encoding F-box/kelch-repeat protein At3g61590-like, translated to MAGEIAWISHYDDDYLQKETEDFDLDLGEEIDKEVNAVSVDVILPDDLLERILSYLPLASIFRASCVCKRWNATAERFLWNPSHLLPQKPWYFMFTSSDEPTGHAYDPNLRKWYRIELPFIGTSNWFFSSSYGLVCFMDNDSRTELFTCNPITKSCRKLLRPPGMSSDYGALAISVDKESHGYIVAVVKSKQVPENVFQWDISIHIYNSKEEAWTTPLAEVLTGWRGGDESVICNGVLYFVVYYIGGVLPENRHALVAYNISNRFSQASLSFIPIPNSLTLSCARLMNMKEKLVMVGGIGKHDRPDIIKGIGIWVLHDRKWEEIVRMPNKYFQGFGEFDEVFASSGVDDLIYIQSYGSPALLTFDMNIKQWRWSQKCPVTKRFPLQLFTGFCFEPRLEIAP